AACTTCCAATGTGTAATCATCAAGGAAAATATAACTTGCTCATGCTGACCAGGTAGCTCACTAAAATAACATATGGTAGTTTAATTATTAACCAAGCAtatatctacatacatacatataatcGCTAAAATCTCTCTAGCAAACAAACCAAAAAATGGTTGACGAAGGAAGGACTCAATAGAGAACATACAAATCAAATATCAAATATGGATATTGGAGATCACATGAGCCGGTGCAGCTAAGTAAGTCGGAAGCTGGTCTCCGGCCATAATAACAGCAATCTTGGGGCTCACATTGGCTTCATCACCACCGTTGCACACATGCAAAGCTACCTTTTGAACATGATCACCACCACCTGTTACTCGGTCACCGTCTGATCTTAACCTCCATTGAGAACATGCCAACACTAACAATGCCACCGCTATGAGAACAAGCATTAATCCTATGCCACCGAACAGATAAATCAAGGGTGAATCCAACCGCCACGATGCTGCTGACGGTGCT
Above is a window of Helianthus annuus cultivar XRQ/B chromosome 14, HanXRQr2.0-SUNRISE, whole genome shotgun sequence DNA encoding:
- the LOC110905928 gene encoding protein GLUTAMINE DUMPER 2, whose amino-acid sequence is MLMGQQLENTKPPDSPAPSAASWRLDSPLIYLFGGIGLMLVLIAVALLVLACSQWRLRSDGDRVTGGGDHVQKVALHVCNGGDEANVSPKIAVIMAGDQLPTYLAAPAHVISNIHI